A region from the Benincasa hispida cultivar B227 chromosome 12, ASM972705v1, whole genome shotgun sequence genome encodes:
- the LOC120068378 gene encoding 60S ribosomal protein L23 has translation MSKRGRGGSAGNKFRMSLGLPVAATVNCADNTGAKNLYIISVKGIKGRLNRLPSACVGDMVMATVKKGKPDLRKKVLPAVIVRQRKPWRRKDGVFMYFEDNAGVIVNPKGEMKGSAITGPIGKECADLWPRIASAANAIV, from the exons ATGTCGAAGCGAG GAAGGGGAGGATCTGCAGGGAACAAGTTTCGGATGTCACTGGGTCTTCCAGTGGCTGCTACTGTCAACTGTGCAGACAACACGGGAGCTAAGAATCTCTACATCATTTCAGTGAAAGGGATCAAAGGTCGCCTCAATAGGTTGCCATCCGCATGTGTTGGTGATATGGTTATGGCCACCGTCAAGAAAGGGAAGCCTGATCTCAGGAAGAAGGTCTTGCCTGCTGTTATTGTTAGGCAGCGCAAGCCATGGCGCCGAAAGGACGGTGTCTTCATGTATTTCGAAG ATAATGCTGGTGTTATTGTCAATCCCAAGGGCGAGATGAAAg GTTCGGCTATTACTGGCCCCATAGGAAAGGAATGTGCTGATCTCTGGCCGAGGATTGCAAGTGCTGCGAATGCCATCGTCTGA
- the LOC120067312 gene encoding cellulose synthase A catalytic subunit 4 [UDP-forming] codes for MAGLVTGSQHYPHVADESFCGPPLSSKTCRVCSDEIGLKEDGKVFVACLVCNFPVCRPCYEYERSEGNKCCPQCNTRYKRHKGSSRVIGDDEEGDDADDFDDEFPIKHHNNDEFQTKQPNHSENTGYNEQNWQRNAQNSFSVAGSVNGKDMDGEKEGYGSAEWKERIDKWKVRQEKRGLGNKEDGSNNDQEEDDYLLAEARQPLWRKLPISSSKISPYRIVIVLRLVILAFFFRFRILTPAYDAFPLWLISVICEIWFGFSWILDQFPKWAPINRETYLDRLSMRFERDGEPNRLAPIDFFVSTVDPLKEPPIITANTVLSILSVDYPVDKVSCYVSDDGASMLLFDTLAETAEFARRWVPFCKKFSVEPRAPEFYFSQKMDYLKDKVLPSFVKERRAMKREYEEFKVRINALVAKAQKKPEEGWVMQDGTPWPGNLTRDHPGMIQVYLGSEGALDVEGKELPRLVYVSREKRPGYQHHKKAGAMNALVRVSAVLTNAPFILNLDCDHYVNNSKAVREAMCFLMDPQLGKKLCYVQFPQRFDGIDRHDRYANRNIVFFDINMRGLDGIQGPVYVGTGCVFNRQALYGYEPPVSEKRPKMTCDCWPSWCCCCCGGSRKSKSKRKGERGLLGGLFKKKKMMGKSYVRKAPGPVFDLEEIEEGFEGYDELEKSSLMSQKNFEKRFGQSPVFIASTLKEDGGLPEGTNSTSLVKEAIHVISCGYEEKTEWGKEIGWIYGSVTEDILTGFKMHCRGWKSVYCMPQRPAFKGSAPINLSDRLHQVLRWALGSVEIFLSRHCPLWYAYGGKLKWLERLAYINTIVYPFTSIPLLAYCTIPAVCLLTGKFIIPTLTNLASVWFMALFISIIATAVLELRWSEVSIEDLWRNEQFWVIGGVSAHLFAVFQGLLKVLGGVDTNFTVTAKAAEDTEFGELYLFKWTTLLIPPTTLIILNMVGVVAGVSDAINNGYGSWGPLFGKLFFAFWVIVHLYPFLKGLMGKQNRTPTIVVLWSVLLASIFSLVWVRIDPFLPKQTGPVLKQCGVDC; via the exons ATGGCCGGCTTGGTCACTGGTTCCCAACACTATCCCCACGTTGCCGATGAG AGTTTTTGTGGACCTCCACTATCCTCGAAAACATGTCGAGTTTGCAGTGATGAAATAGGACTTAAAGAGGATGGAAAAGTATTTGTTGCATGTCTTGTGTGCAATTTCCCTGTTTGCCGCCCTTGTTATGAGTATGAAAGGAGCGAAGGCAACAAGTGTTGTCCCCAGTGCAACACTCGCTACAAACGTCACAAAG GCTCATCCAGAGTGATTGGCGACGACGAAGAAGGTGACGATGCAGATGATTTTGATGACGAATTCCCCATTAAACACCACAACAATGACGAATTTCAAACAAAACAGCCTAATCATTCG GAAAACACTGGCTACAACGAACAGAATTGGCAAAGAAATGCACAGAATTCGTTCTCAGTTGCCGGAAGTG TGAATGGGAAAGATATGGATGGGGAGAAGGAAGGTTATGGAAGTGCAGAATGGAAGGAGAGAATTGATAAATGGAAAGTGAGGCAAGAGAAGAGAGGTTTGGGGAACAAAGAGGATGGAAGTAACaatgatcaagaagaagatgactACTT ATTGGCAGAAGCCCGGCAGCCGCTATGGCGGAAACTTCCGATATCGTCAAGCAAAATCAGTCCATATCGTATAGTCATAGTCCTCCGCCTCGTAATTCTTGCGTTCTTCTTCCGCTTCCGAATCCTTACTCCGGCGTACGACGCCTTCCCCTTGTGGCTGATCTCCGTCATCTGTGAAATCTGGTTCGGCTTCTCCTGGATTCTCGATCAGTTCCCCAAATGGGCTCCAATCAACCGCGAAACCTACCTCGACCGCCTTTCCATGCGGTTCGAGCGCGACGGCGAGCCAAACCGCCTCGCACCGATCGACTTCTTCGTCAGCACGGTGGATCCTCTGAAAGAACCACCGATCATAACCGCCAACACCGTCCTCTCCATCCTCTCGGTCGACTATCCGGTGGATAAGGTGAGCTGCTACGTGTCGGACGATGGAGCGTCGATGCTGCTGTTCGACACGCTGGCGGAGACTGCGGAGTTTGCTCGGAGATGGGTGCCGTTTTGCAAGAAGTTCAGTGTCGAACCTAGGGCTCCGGAGTTTTACTTCTCACAGAAGATGGATTACTTGAAGGATAAGGTGTTGCCTAGCTTTGTGAAGGAGAGGAGGGCAATGAAG AGGGAATACGAAGAGTTCAAGGTGAGGATCAATGCGTTGGTGGCGAAGGCTCAGAAGAAACCAGAAGAGGGATGGGTTATGCAAGATGGGACTCCATGGCCTGGAAACCTTACCCGTGATCATCCTGGCATGATACAG GTGTATCTTGGAAGTGAAGGTGCACTTGATGTCGAAGGTAAAGAGTTGCCTCGTCTTGTATATGTTTCTCGTGAGAAACGCCCTGGATATCAACACCACAAGAAAGCTGGTGCTATGAATGCTCTT GTTCGAGTCTCTGCAGTCCTCACAAATGCACCATTCatcttaaatctggattgtgatcACTACGTCAACAATAGCAAAGCTGTAAGGGAAGCCATGTGCTTTCTAATGGACCCTCAGCTTGGAAAGAAACTTTGCTATGTTCAGTTTCCTCAAAGATTTGATGGTATTGATCGTCATGACAGATATGCTAATCGGAATATTGTGTTCTTTGAT ATCAACATGCGAGGACTAGATGGAATCCAAGGCCCAGTTTATGTTGGCACAGGATGTGTCTTCAACAGGCAGGCTTTATATGGATATGAACCACCAGTCTCCGAGAAAAGGCCAAAGATGACATGCGATTGCTGGCCTTCCTGGTGTTGCTGCTGCTGCGGTGGTTCGAGGAAATCGAAGTCCAAGAGGAAAGGAGAAAGAGGTTTGCTTGGAGGCCTgttcaagaagaagaaaatgatgggGAAGAGTTATGTAAGGAAAGCGCCTGGACCAGTTTTTGATCTTGAAGAGATTGAAGAAGGGTTTGAAGGTTATGATGAGTTGGAGAAGTCATCACTCATGTCGCaaaagaattttgagaaaaGATTCGGACAGTCACCAGTTTTCATTGCGTCCACCCTTAAGGAAGATGGAGGTCTTCCAGAAGGGACTAACAGCACATCACTCGTTAAAGAAGCCATCCATGTGATAAGCTGTGGTTATGAAGAGAAAACAGAATGGGGAAAAGAG ATAGGTTGGATTTATGGTTCTGTCACTGAGGATATTTTGACTGGATTCAAGATGCATTGTAGAGGATGGAAGTCAGTGTACTGCATGCCCCAGAGACCAGCTTTCAAGGGATCGGCCCCAATAAATCTTTCGGATCGTTTGCACCAAGTTTTGCGATGGGCTTTAGGTTCTGTTGAAATCTTCCTCAGCCGACACTGCCCGCTGTGGTATGCTTATGGAGGAAAGCTAAAATGGCTTGAGAGGCTTGCCTACATCAACACTATTGTTTACCCTTTTACTTCcattccattgcttgcttactGCACAATCCCTGCTGTCTGTCTTCTCACTGGAAAATTCATTATCCCCACT TTGACGAACTTGGCTAGCGTCTGGTTCATGGCCTTGTTTATTTCCATCATTGCGACGGCCGTGCTGGAGCTTCGATGGAGTGAAGTGAGTATTGAAGACTTGTGGCGTAATGAGCAATTCTGGGTGATTGGTGGTGTATCTGCACATCTTTTTGCAGTGTTCCAAGGCCTTCTCAAGGTCCTTGGTGGAGTAGACACGAACTTCACAGTTACAGCAAAAGCTGCTGAAGACACCGAGTTTGGAGAGCTCTATCTTTTCAAGTGGACAACCCTCCTTATCCCGCCGACCACTCTCATAATCTTGAACATGGTGGGAGTGGTTGCTGGAGTTTCAGATGCAATCAACAATGGCTATGGTTCATGGGGTCCTCTATTTGGAAAGCTGTTTTTTGCTTTCTGGGTCATTGTTCATCTCTATCCTTTCCTCAAGGGTCTGATGGGAAAACAAAACAGGACCCCCACCATTGTCGTCCTTTGGTCCGTGCTTCTCGCTTCTATATTTTCACTGGTTTGGGTGCGAATCGATCCCTTCCTGCCCAAGCAAACTGGTCCTGTCCTCAAACAATGTGGAGTTGATTGCTAG
- the LOC120067313 gene encoding protein JASON-like isoform X1 gives MGCFFACFGSFKDPKRLKNHHKSSHSHHPSTIQSNAIPKPAQSSVPTLPDDSNNKFLQLVEPGNRRDGSEITSVKPHEDEHIALPQEDAASVHSKKQCLKKEEESVEKSSKPESSTENFVVPLNPNFKSSFPPIHRYMNCKDSDDEDEVFDSHLASDENDEFGMVESMKEDSSVAESSENVGRLNPTNVRHRTAYFCNVLNPVENLSQWNAVKSKKEFPSTPQKENVELEQESSVEEFPYSSSKPSREVCVDASLSNWLASSEATPVSKITATMGLETLEATITPVKSGTLQGSSSVKRIGRGEMPEVGKVRMYCRQGVSDKDRDSASSFKGIPNTTSKYREDKTVKWHSTPFETRLERALNSRGVVA, from the exons ATGGGTTGCTTTTTTGCTTGCTTTGGTTCATTCAAAGATCCGAAACGCCTCAAGAATCATCACAAATCTTCTCATTCACACCACCCATCCACCATTCAG AGTAATGCGATTCCTAAACCCGCCCAATCTTCTGTTCCTACATTGCCTGACGACTCTAACAATAAATTCTTGCAATTGGTTGAACCTGG GAATAGGCGTGATGGGTCAGAAATAACTTCTGTGAAACCCCATGAAGATGAGCATATTGCTTTACCCCAAGAAGATGCTGCTTCAGTTCACAGCAAAAAACAATgcctgaagaaggaagaagaaagtgtGGAAAAATCAAGCAAACCTGAATCTTCAactgaaaattttgttgttccTCTCAATCCCAACTTCAAATCATCTTTCCCTCCGATTCATCGATACATGAACTGTAAAGAtagtgatgatgaagatgaggtTTTTGATAGTCATCTTGCCAGtgatgaaaatgatgaatttggAATGGTTGAATCAATGAAGGAAGATTCTTCTGTGGCTGAAAGTTCAGAGAATGTTGGTAGGCTAAACCCAACAAATGTGAGGCATAGGACTGCTTATTTTTGCAATGTACTGAATCCAGTTGAGAATCTTTCTCAATGGAATGCTGTGAAATCAAAGAAGGAATTTCCATCAACACCTCAGAAAGAGAATGTGGAGTTAGAACAAGAATCAAGTGTTGAGGAATTCCCATACAGCAGTTCGAAGCCGAGTCGAGAAGTGTGTGTTGATGCCAGCCTTTCTAACTGGTTGGCTTCATCAGAAGCAACACCAGTCAGTAAGATTACTGCAACAATGGGTTTAGAAACCTTAGAAGCCACCATTACTCCAGTGAAAAGTGGGACATTGCAAGGATCGAGCTCGGTGAAAAGAATCGGCCGCGGCGAGATGCCTGAAGTTGGAAAAGTTCGTATGTATTGCAGGCAAGGAGTGAGTGATAAGGATCGTGATTCAGCTTCTTCATTTAAAGGAATACCGAATACAACTAGCAAGTATAGAGAG GATAAGACAGTGAAGTGGCACTCTACACCATTTGAAACAAGGCTGGAGAGAGCTTTGAATAGTAGAGGagttgtagcttga
- the LOC120067313 gene encoding protein JASON-like isoform X2, whose product MGCFFACFGSFKDPKRLKNHHKSSHSHHPSTIQSNAIPKPAQSSVPTLPDDSNNKFLQLVEPGRDGSEITSVKPHEDEHIALPQEDAASVHSKKQCLKKEEESVEKSSKPESSTENFVVPLNPNFKSSFPPIHRYMNCKDSDDEDEVFDSHLASDENDEFGMVESMKEDSSVAESSENVGRLNPTNVRHRTAYFCNVLNPVENLSQWNAVKSKKEFPSTPQKENVELEQESSVEEFPYSSSKPSREVCVDASLSNWLASSEATPVSKITATMGLETLEATITPVKSGTLQGSSSVKRIGRGEMPEVGKVRMYCRQGVSDKDRDSASSFKGIPNTTSKYREDKTVKWHSTPFETRLERALNSRGVVA is encoded by the exons ATGGGTTGCTTTTTTGCTTGCTTTGGTTCATTCAAAGATCCGAAACGCCTCAAGAATCATCACAAATCTTCTCATTCACACCACCCATCCACCATTCAG AGTAATGCGATTCCTAAACCCGCCCAATCTTCTGTTCCTACATTGCCTGACGACTCTAACAATAAATTCTTGCAATTGGTTGAACCTGG GCGTGATGGGTCAGAAATAACTTCTGTGAAACCCCATGAAGATGAGCATATTGCTTTACCCCAAGAAGATGCTGCTTCAGTTCACAGCAAAAAACAATgcctgaagaaggaagaagaaagtgtGGAAAAATCAAGCAAACCTGAATCTTCAactgaaaattttgttgttccTCTCAATCCCAACTTCAAATCATCTTTCCCTCCGATTCATCGATACATGAACTGTAAAGAtagtgatgatgaagatgaggtTTTTGATAGTCATCTTGCCAGtgatgaaaatgatgaatttggAATGGTTGAATCAATGAAGGAAGATTCTTCTGTGGCTGAAAGTTCAGAGAATGTTGGTAGGCTAAACCCAACAAATGTGAGGCATAGGACTGCTTATTTTTGCAATGTACTGAATCCAGTTGAGAATCTTTCTCAATGGAATGCTGTGAAATCAAAGAAGGAATTTCCATCAACACCTCAGAAAGAGAATGTGGAGTTAGAACAAGAATCAAGTGTTGAGGAATTCCCATACAGCAGTTCGAAGCCGAGTCGAGAAGTGTGTGTTGATGCCAGCCTTTCTAACTGGTTGGCTTCATCAGAAGCAACACCAGTCAGTAAGATTACTGCAACAATGGGTTTAGAAACCTTAGAAGCCACCATTACTCCAGTGAAAAGTGGGACATTGCAAGGATCGAGCTCGGTGAAAAGAATCGGCCGCGGCGAGATGCCTGAAGTTGGAAAAGTTCGTATGTATTGCAGGCAAGGAGTGAGTGATAAGGATCGTGATTCAGCTTCTTCATTTAAAGGAATACCGAATACAACTAGCAAGTATAGAGAG GATAAGACAGTGAAGTGGCACTCTACACCATTTGAAACAAGGCTGGAGAGAGCTTTGAATAGTAGAGGagttgtagcttga